Proteins from one Longimicrobium sp. genomic window:
- a CDS encoding isoprenylcysteine carboxylmethyltransferase family protein, protein MKIRRVTAAYFAFQGVAIVAWWIVLWRVPSVRGWFEAPGWTESSLLAFWVPDLVIGGAGSMLAAWLVLRASRWAGAALWLVAGAMLYATLYCVAASFAAGGAWLNVALMTPAALASLALAGLNALPAGRLMRPAAPASAGQNVARTLAQCTVVWGVTLALLPALLLIVDRHFRLPRLALPAQLGISIAIFIAFSALNLWTGMTLAMRGEGTPLPLEAPRRLVISGPYAWVRNPMAVAGLGQGMAIALAYGSWLLMAYVIAGGLLWNSGLRPPEERDLLDRFGAEYETYRRAIRCWIPSLRPYRTASRTAGAFPITLEETSIGR, encoded by the coding sequence GTGAAGATCCGGCGAGTCACGGCGGCGTACTTCGCGTTCCAGGGCGTGGCGATCGTCGCCTGGTGGATCGTGCTGTGGCGGGTTCCGTCTGTCCGCGGGTGGTTCGAGGCGCCAGGCTGGACGGAGTCGTCCCTCCTCGCGTTCTGGGTGCCGGACCTGGTGATCGGCGGCGCGGGATCGATGCTCGCCGCGTGGCTGGTATTGCGCGCCAGCCGGTGGGCGGGCGCGGCGCTCTGGCTAGTCGCGGGCGCGATGCTTTACGCCACCCTCTACTGCGTCGCAGCGTCGTTCGCGGCCGGCGGCGCGTGGCTGAACGTGGCGCTGATGACGCCCGCGGCGCTCGCGAGCCTGGCCCTCGCCGGCCTGAACGCGCTTCCCGCCGGTCGGCTCATGCGCCCCGCCGCGCCCGCGAGCGCCGGGCAGAACGTCGCACGCACGCTCGCGCAGTGCACCGTCGTATGGGGCGTGACGCTGGCGCTGCTGCCTGCGCTGCTGCTGATCGTCGACAGGCACTTCCGTCTGCCGCGGCTCGCATTGCCGGCGCAGCTCGGGATCTCGATCGCGATCTTCATCGCGTTCAGCGCGCTGAACCTCTGGACCGGAATGACCCTCGCGATGCGTGGCGAGGGCACGCCGCTGCCGCTGGAGGCGCCGCGTCGCCTGGTGATCTCCGGTCCGTACGCGTGGGTTCGGAATCCCATGGCGGTGGCGGGGCTGGGGCAGGGGATGGCCATCGCGCTCGCGTACGGATCGTGGCTGCTGATGGCGTACGTGATCGCGGGCGGCCTGCTGTGGAACTCCGGCCTGCGCCCGCCGGAGGAACGCGACCTGCTGGACCGCTTCGGCGCGGAGTACGAGACGTATCGCCGCGCCATCCGCTGCTGGATTCCGTCCCTGCGACCGTACCGAACTGCCAGCAGAACGGCGGGCGCCTTCCCGATCACCCTCGAAGAAACGAGCATCGGTCGATGA
- a CDS encoding VOC family protein, which yields MSASHKPEGYSTVSPYLIVDGASETIEFVVRVFDGVPLRQFADESGKLVHAEVRIDDTVVMVADAVQGWPPVPSHVHIYVADVDATYRRALEAGASSVQEPVQRDDPDKRGGVKDAGGTTWWIATKVG from the coding sequence ATGAGTGCATCCCACAAGCCCGAGGGCTACAGCACGGTTTCGCCCTACCTGATCGTCGATGGCGCGAGCGAGACCATCGAGTTCGTCGTCCGCGTGTTCGACGGCGTCCCGTTGCGCCAGTTCGCGGACGAGTCCGGAAAGCTGGTCCATGCAGAGGTGCGCATCGACGACACCGTGGTGATGGTGGCGGATGCGGTGCAGGGGTGGCCGCCGGTGCCGTCGCACGTGCACATCTACGTGGCGGATGTGGATGCGACGTATCGGCGGGCGCTGGAGGCCGGCGCATCCTCCGTCCAGGAGCCGGTGCAGCGGGACGATCCGGACAAGCGCGGTGGCGTGAAGGACGCCGGTGGCACCACGTGGTGGATCGCCACGAAGGTGGGCTGA
- a CDS encoding MmcQ/YjbR family DNA-binding protein: MSDDALGRVRRICLALPEAFEQEAWGHPTFRVRKRMFAIYSDSMDPDGPPRPGLRCNAPLGVQGYLVSSEPEKYYVPAYVGGKGWVGVFVEACSDDEIRGLVIQAYCMIAPKRLQALVAE, encoded by the coding sequence ATGAGTGACGACGCCCTCGGCCGGGTGCGCCGCATCTGCCTGGCGCTTCCCGAGGCGTTCGAGCAGGAGGCGTGGGGCCACCCGACGTTCCGCGTGCGGAAGCGGATGTTCGCCATCTATTCCGATTCGATGGACCCGGACGGGCCACCTCGCCCGGGCCTGCGCTGCAATGCGCCGCTGGGCGTTCAGGGCTACCTGGTGAGCTCCGAGCCGGAGAAATACTACGTGCCTGCGTACGTCGGCGGCAAAGGCTGGGTGGGCGTGTTCGTCGAGGCGTGCAGCGACGACGAGATCCGGGGCTTGGTGATCCAGGCCTACTGCATGATCGCCCCGAAGCGTCTCCAAGCGCTGGTGGCCGAGTAG
- a CDS encoding TIR domain-containing protein, which produces MNDVQVFDRQKFRKTFRATRERLGLTQSAFANLLGINQGYVSKLESGKLVPRLPYMVKITSALNLPLHEFAPDLKPSASPASTRYYSLYVIYGEPDESFTRALDTSLQAKGVTTWFFPDAGVYGRRLHRTMLEGVNEHDRVLVICSKAGLTRSGVLNEIELVLAREAREGGTEILIPITLDDFVFDEWSPERHDIAVQIRDRVVGDFRNKVPGSDEFVARVNRLLDALQRP; this is translated from the coding sequence ATGAACGACGTCCAAGTTTTTGATCGTCAGAAGTTTCGTAAGACCTTCCGCGCGACGCGGGAGCGGCTGGGGCTTACGCAGTCAGCTTTCGCCAATTTGCTTGGCATTAATCAGGGCTATGTGAGTAAGCTGGAATCTGGGAAGCTCGTGCCTCGCCTGCCCTACATGGTGAAAATCACTTCAGCATTGAATCTCCCGCTTCACGAATTCGCTCCTGATCTGAAGCCGAGTGCCTCCCCTGCCTCCACACGGTATTACTCCTTGTATGTCATTTATGGTGAACCGGATGAATCCTTCACACGCGCTCTCGATACGTCTCTACAAGCAAAGGGAGTCACCACATGGTTTTTTCCTGACGCGGGAGTGTACGGGCGGCGGCTTCACAGGACGATGCTTGAAGGCGTGAATGAGCATGATCGAGTTCTGGTCATCTGTTCCAAGGCTGGCCTAACGCGCTCGGGCGTGCTGAATGAGATCGAGCTAGTGCTTGCTCGCGAGGCAAGGGAGGGTGGCACAGAAATCCTCATTCCCATCACGCTCGATGATTTCGTGTTTGACGAATGGTCCCCGGAGCGCCACGACATCGCTGTACAGATCCGTGATCGCGTGGTGGGAGATTTTCGCAACAAGGTGCCTGGCTCTGACGAGTTCGTCGCTCGCGTGAATAGGCTTTTAGACGCGCTACAGCGGCCTTAA
- a CDS encoding GntR family transcriptional regulator, with protein MLINLDPRDARPLYLQIMDEVRRALVVGTLRPEDPLPSVRELAAELVVNPRTVSQAYHELEREGVVYVRRGQGTFVSAGAQANSEERQALVRAVARRALLEARRSGVDVEELVTMMREVAAQEEAAANQGAEA; from the coding sequence ATGCTGATCAACCTGGACCCACGCGACGCACGGCCGCTGTACCTCCAGATCATGGACGAGGTACGGCGCGCGCTCGTGGTGGGCACGCTCCGGCCGGAAGACCCGCTTCCCTCCGTCCGCGAGCTGGCCGCCGAACTGGTGGTGAACCCGCGGACGGTGTCGCAGGCCTACCACGAGCTGGAGCGCGAGGGCGTGGTGTACGTGCGCCGCGGCCAGGGAACGTTCGTGTCCGCCGGCGCCCAGGCCAACAGCGAAGAGCGGCAGGCGCTCGTTCGCGCGGTGGCCAGGCGGGCGCTGCTGGAGGCGCGGCGCAGCGGGGTGGACGTGGAGGAACTCGTGACGATGATGCGCGAAGTGGCGGCCCAGGAAGAGGCCGCCGCCAACCAGGGAGCCGAGGCATGA
- a CDS encoding ABC transporter ATP-binding protein, whose translation MSPSIHSEPTPGAFAVATHGLVKRYGRETALGGMDLRVPEGAVYVLVGANGAGKSTTFKILMNLERADAGTATVFGLDSAEDGPRVRAQIGYVPEHHAQSYRWMTCGRVLQHAAAFHPSWDAGYADHLSRSLGLRLDRRMGGLSKGQTRRVQLVLALAHRPPLLLLDEPTDGLDPVVRRRTLTLLAEHLADTPTTVLVSTHHVHELDTLADHVGVLNEGRLVAQMPREDLQRTVRRYRMEVPEGWVPPPELQPGELRRSRAGRDAQCTLVGEERNVVERLAASGANVRDVLPLQLEDAALAFLPDEVTQ comes from the coding sequence ATGAGCCCGTCGATCCACTCTGAGCCAACACCGGGCGCGTTCGCGGTGGCCACGCATGGTCTTGTCAAGCGGTACGGGCGCGAGACGGCGCTCGGCGGCATGGACCTGCGGGTGCCCGAGGGCGCGGTGTACGTGCTGGTGGGCGCCAACGGCGCGGGAAAGAGCACCACGTTCAAGATCCTGATGAACCTGGAGCGCGCCGACGCCGGCACGGCCACCGTCTTCGGATTGGACAGCGCCGAAGACGGGCCGCGGGTGCGCGCGCAGATCGGCTACGTGCCGGAGCACCACGCGCAGAGCTACCGCTGGATGACGTGCGGCCGCGTGCTGCAGCATGCCGCGGCGTTCCATCCGTCGTGGGACGCCGGGTACGCCGATCACCTGTCCCGCAGCCTGGGCCTGCGGCTGGACCGGCGGATGGGCGGGCTTTCCAAGGGCCAGACGCGGCGCGTGCAGCTGGTGCTGGCCCTGGCCCATCGCCCGCCGCTGCTGCTGCTGGACGAGCCCACCGACGGGCTGGACCCCGTCGTCCGCCGGCGCACGCTCACGCTGCTCGCCGAGCACCTGGCCGACACGCCCACGACCGTCCTCGTCTCCACCCACCACGTGCACGAGCTGGATACCCTGGCCGACCACGTGGGGGTGCTGAACGAGGGACGGCTGGTGGCGCAGATGCCCCGCGAGGACCTGCAGCGCACCGTCCGCCGCTACCGCATGGAGGTGCCCGAGGGATGGGTGCCGCCGCCCGAGCTCCAGCCCGGGGAGCTGCGCCGCTCCCGCGCCGGCCGCGACGCGCAGTGCACGCTGGTGGGCGAGGAGCGGAACGTGGTGGAGCGGCTGGCGGCGAGCGGCGCGAACGTGCGCGACGTGCTGCCGCTGCAGCTGGAAGACGCGGCGCTGGCCTTTCTGCCCGACGAGGTGACGCAATGA
- a CDS encoding ABC transporter ATP-binding protein: protein MELTIRDLSKTYANGVQALKNVNLTIPRGMFGLLGPNGAGKSTLMRILATLQEPDSGTAHLGEIDVVNQKDELRKTLGYLPQEFGVYPGVTAERLLDHFAVLEGITQRASRKAVVEALLRQTNLWDVRRQKLGGYSGGMRQRFGVAVALLGNPTLLIVDEPTAGLDPAERVRFLNLLSELGESAVVILSTHIVEDVSELCTRMAIINRGEILLKAEPLRAIDQLRGRIWRKVIARSELVGVEEAFPVISTKLLAGRSVVHVYGEVQPEPGFDAVEPDLEDVYFSTMAGHVGPRAERQLVEAA from the coding sequence ATGGAACTGACGATCCGCGACCTCTCGAAGACCTACGCCAACGGCGTGCAGGCCCTGAAGAACGTCAATCTCACCATCCCGCGCGGCATGTTCGGGCTGCTGGGACCCAACGGGGCGGGAAAGTCCACGCTCATGCGCATTCTGGCGACGCTGCAGGAGCCCGATTCCGGCACCGCGCACCTGGGCGAGATCGACGTCGTGAACCAGAAAGACGAGCTGCGGAAGACGCTGGGCTACCTGCCGCAGGAGTTCGGCGTGTATCCCGGCGTGACGGCGGAGCGGCTGCTGGACCATTTCGCCGTGCTGGAGGGCATCACGCAGCGCGCGTCGCGAAAGGCCGTCGTCGAGGCGCTGCTGCGGCAGACGAACCTGTGGGATGTGCGCAGGCAGAAGCTGGGCGGATACTCCGGCGGCATGCGGCAGCGCTTCGGCGTGGCCGTGGCCCTGCTGGGCAATCCCACGCTGCTGATCGTCGATGAGCCCACGGCGGGGCTGGACCCGGCGGAGCGCGTGCGCTTCCTGAACCTGCTTTCGGAGCTGGGCGAGAGCGCCGTTGTCATCCTCTCCACGCACATCGTGGAAGACGTGAGCGAGCTGTGCACGCGCATGGCCATCATCAACCGTGGCGAAATCCTGCTCAAGGCCGAGCCGCTGCGGGCCATCGACCAGCTGCGTGGGCGCATCTGGCGGAAAGTGATCGCGCGGAGCGAGCTGGTCGGTGTGGAGGAGGCGTTCCCGGTGATCTCCACCAAGCTCCTGGCCGGGCGGTCCGTCGTGCACGTGTACGGCGAGGTGCAGCCGGAGCCAGGCTTCGACGCGGTGGAGCCGGACCTGGAAGACGTGTACTTCAGCACCATGGCCGGCCACGTGGGTCCGCGCGCGGAGCGGCAGCTGGTGGAGGCGGCGTGA